The Bubalus bubalis isolate 160015118507 breed Murrah chromosome 8, NDDB_SH_1, whole genome shotgun sequence sequence CTGAATGGTAATTCTCTAAACTGAGAGCTGAACTGCTGGCAGGGAGACTAACTTGTTTTGTCTGTTAGACTCTTGCTAAAAAGAATAAACCAGTCCACCTTTAAATTTAAGAAACACAAAGGTCTTGATGCTTATTATGCCAACactttttcacattcatttcaTATTCAACTACTTCATGAGGTAAGTACTACGTTGTTTCCAAAAATGGGGAAATTAAGGCTCTGAGATGATCGAAAATGATCAAACCACCTATCTAGTAAGAGGCATAGCAAGCATTAGAATTCAGATCTTACTTAAAAGCACATgacttaaaattagaaaaaaagaagtttactattaatataaatgtagtatcaatacttgctgctgctgctgctgctaagtcgcttcagtcatgtctgactctatgcgaccccaaagacagcagaccatcaggcttccccatccctgggattctccaggcaagaacactggagtgggttgccatttccttctccaatgcatgaaagtgaaaagtgaaagtgaagtcgctcagccgtgtctgactcttagcaaccgcatggactgcagcctaccaggctcctccgtccatgggatttcccaggcaagagtactggagtggggtgccattgccttaataCTTGGAAAAGTagtaggaagaaggaaaatgaactCATGATTCTGATTTCCAGGGGAAGTCACATCAACATTTTCGTATATTCTTTCCAGTCTTTCTGCTGTGTGTATTGTTAAATATGGGTGAACACATGGCGTATCAAAATAGATGtatcactgttttaaaaattagcattttctGGTTGTAAAAGCAAAGTGCAAGCATTATAGAAAACCTGGCAAATACTGACATGCACTAAAGGAATTAAAGTCACCTAGAATCCCATTAGCCAAAAAATCCCCacaattaatattttcatatattcttttagtctttttctatcaattttttttaacatagttaACTATGTGGCTCATAATGTACAAGATTTTTAACTATagttacgggcttccctggtagctcagctggtaaagaatctacctgaaatgcagaagaccctggattgattcctgggttgggaggatcccctggagaagggatgggctacccactccagtgttcttggacttctctggtggctcagatggtaaagaatctgcctgcaatggggcagacccaagttcaatccctgggttgggaagatcccctggaggagggccatggcaacccactccaggattcttgcctggagaatccccatggacagaggagcctggtgggctacagtccatggggttgcagagttggacatgacttgtagagttggacatgactgagcgaccaaacacAGTACAGAACGGAGGTCTATATGGATAATGACAAGGCAGAACTTAGTGACAGACAGTATTTGCCACTTATATTATTCAAcagggtttttttggccacatggcttgGTTTccaaccaggagttgaacctgtgcccccttcagtggaatCATGAGTCCTAACCCTGATTAGGACTTTTCCTAGCCAGGATATTCCCTTCAACAGCTTTTTAAGTGTGTCCATTCATAGAGCCATCAAAGTATCTATAATCCTTAAAGCCTGTGTTAAGTTTCTACCAAGGAGAATCCTGATATGGATCACCaggttttttgtggtttttttttttggtatccaaGTGGGTATAAACCATTTACATGATAAGAATACTCCACATATAAAGCTTTCACTCTGATGTAAAAGCCCTTCTAAAAGAGGGGAGACAACAGTTGTAGTCTGATGAAAAGGTTTTAGTATCTTACAATGAAAAATACATCATGTGCCTTAAACGATTGGCACACCTGATTTTACATAAGAGGCTTAACAAGAAAATAAGGCTTGACTGACAGTGGCTCAAGGAAGTTCTAAATGGTGTTTAACAGACTGGATCTTATGATAATATCATCTCAAAGCATTtattatcaaaacaaaaaacttcagttatacataaagTTATAAACCTTTACAAGAGCTGTTAAGGAAAAGTGGCTGTGTAAGTCTGCACACAATTGCTGAGggcaaagagcaaaggagaacTCCAGTCGGAATGTGGATTATGTTCATACAGCTTGCTCCTGATTTAAACACTCATGACACACTGGATGAACTGCAAGAGAGAAACCAGTGTTACACTGCAGACCCCAGAACATGGAATCCACCCCTGCTTATTTTTACGCAGCTTACATTTTCGTATTCATTTAAACTgtgggttaaaaaaaatagtttaaaaaataagagtaaatgATGGATGGAAAGGTTCATTTCTTGAAGCACCCTAATATAAAATCCAGAGGGTTTCCTCACATCAAACCTTCTTATAGGAAGCTGATGCTACCTTAATGcataaagaattatttaaattccAAATTAATATCTCACTCTAAATGTGATCATGATCAAAGGCATCTACTCACAATATAAGTAACAGTGGAATTTATACTGTTCTGGCCCATGGGAACTTCAGAGCTGCAGTCTTACCCCACTATTCTACTAGACTgcctttaaaatagtttattcctttaaaatctgCTGAATTAAAATATTCGTGTGTGTCAGTATATGGACAGAAACAGTGTTCAGAAAAGCGTGACAAAAACAGAATCTCTGATCCTTCTCCAGTAATGCAGAAACCTGAGTGTGGAAGCACCAGTTCTTTGCTGTGAAAAGTTTGCTTCACTATCACACACACAGCAATACTTTCTGCTCCTGTTCTCAGTTTTCTTTGGCTTTCTTCCACCACCAGCGAGGCCCCAGACACTGCTAATTCCTACAGCATTTCTGCAAGGACCAGCTGACGCTCCCTCTTTCAGGGAAAAGGGAACTTGGGTCTGGACATTCAGATAGACGTCCTTTAAGTGGCCCCGCGAGAGGCCGTAGCCTGTGCACTTTCCACCCCACAGGCTGCCTCTCCATCCTTGGAAACAAAGCGGGACTGTTACCTGGGAAGTTAATGCACACTGAGGGAATACACCTTTAGGCAAAAGAAGTAAATATATTTACGCAACAGCCTTTTAAAAGTGTACTCAtaactgcagctgctgctaaacCGAAAATATGTGCATGTTTGTATTTTGAATGTCACAGTAATGTCCATTCTAAAAGTGGTTTACCAATGGCTGAACAAAAACTGGAGACGCACCTAAACATCTCCCCAGCTGTGCTGTGTCTATCCAACCAAGGCCAACAAAGATAGCACGTGGTTATGCTCACACTGGTTATGTGTCTGTATCCTGACACATTTAGTGTGGCTGTACagtaaatacagttttaaattatGACTTAAGTTTGTGCCTTTTGTCCTCAATGAAGAACACAGAAGTGCCAAGTGCAGCTTCGATCCATGCAAGTTATTTCTCAATGACAGAGGTGATTTATGTAAAGGAGACAAAAGTAGATGTAACATCTGCGTGGTGGTGTTTTTCAAGGACATTTCTTATTGAAATCTCACAACAGTCTAGTGAAGACAGCATTATTATTCTTTCCTCAAATAGTCTCTGAGCAATGAAAAACCTGCCTAAGTGATCCAGCCAATCAGTGAGAAAAGCTGGGTCTTGACCTCGTTTGTTTAATGCAACAAACAGTGGTCAATGGATAAGACAAATAAATGACATTAATAAATTTTGGATGGTGACTCCTGATCATGTAAGCCTTAACTGCTCTGGGATCCTTAAGATGCTCTAAAGAGCCAGCTTCAAAGGGATGCCCAATTGCTGTACATCTCTTTTACTCAGTTACGAATTTACTCAGACTTACATCATCATATGGGAAATTCACTACACCTTGCTGAGCAGTATCCCGTCTTCGAAAGCTGTCTGTAAAACACAACAGTAAAATTTATTAGCTTTTTTAGAACATCTGAAATCATAATAGTTAATTATGTTAGCACTGAGTTTCAAATGTAGTAACAAATTGTACAACCAACCGAGACAAAAGCCCAAAGCAAAGAAGTCAACTGTAGCAATATGAATGGATTTAATATGCAGCCAAGTAACACAGCAAGCAGAAGTTGGCCAACTGTCTTTCCTAACCTGGAGTTGGAAGAAAAGGCCTTATCCCAAAGTCAGTAAAAGCTGCACAACTTCTGAGGCCATTCCTTAATTGTGATGGAAGTACAGAATTTCAGACTTCTTAATAACAAAGATATGTTAAGAAACAGATGCctctccagtggctcagccataaccacctgcaatgcaggagacgcaggtttgatccccgggttgggaagaacccctggaggagggaatggcaacccactccagttttcttgcctggagaatcccatggacagagaagcctagtagactacagtccatagcgtcacaaagagctggacatgactgagtgcacacacagatGTATGGCGTCCTTAATATGACAAAGAGCTGTGATCAAGTACTCCATCCATTTGAGCTTTGTCCTACTAAATGAAAAGgatttacttaaaaaagaaaaagaatctgccctcaaatTTGTCAGGatgcaaaaaaattataaaaccatacattaaaaagggtaaaaaaactaaagaaagaaatggaacaggaaaaaacatacaaaggaaagaaaaagaggagagagaaaagtagAGATTATTGATACAGCCTCATTTAAGAAGGACATCTGAAACACAGACCACCACTTTAAATTACTCTCCAACAGGAGGAATTAGGAAGGAGGGCTACTGATGggtaatttcacttttttccagtatttcacttttatcaagtaGTTCATGTTCTAGGGAGAAATCACAGAATACTGCTTATATGCTAACCAAAAATTTACCAATTAGCTTGGTACACTTATGTTATAGAACACTAAAGTCAAGTTTAGTTAGGACTTCTTTCTCCCCTCCTGAGCCACTCAGCTCTccaggtcttagttccctgaccaaggcttAAACCCAGGTCCTGGCAGTAAAAGCACcgtcctaaccaccggactgccagggaatttagTTAGGATCATTTTAGCGGCAGGTTACTTAATATGTGGGAAGAATTTCTGAGGAAACAGAATTATTTGCCAGGCCTGCTAATAGCAATCTCAAAGCACACACCTGTTAGAGCTCGAAGCTTGACGCAACAGGCGATGTAATCATCAAAGGTGATCTTTCCATTGGTGCTGTATCGTTTTGCAATCGAATTCACAGCCTGGGGACTCAACCTAAAtcctgaaaggaagaaaaatcatccagccaaaacagaaaaaaaaaaaaaaaattccaatttcaaggattaaaagaaaaacattaaaaataattttaagcccAATTTTTTAGGAGAGGGCTCATTTAAATTACGGATAGGTGCTATTTCTATAAATAGAAACATAGTACttagttttataaattaaagaaaaaaacaaaaccaaaaagctaCTAGTGAACAGAGATGGAATCAGTCATACCCACCCATTGTTGTCAGGGCCTTCTGCAGTTCTTGGGGATCCACTGTTCCACTCCTGTCACTGTCGAAACTGATAAAGTGTTGTCTCCAGCCATTCAGTACAGCCCAGAGTTCTTTAAATTCATTGAAACCCATTGTGCCTGACATGTCTCTCTGAACTGTAATCAAGGATTAGAGCATCTTTATTTTGCAACATTTTCTAATGATTAAATCAAAGATCAAGGATAAGGGAATTTAATGTTctttctgctgaaaaaaaaatgtacattcttTTGGGCATGACAGGACAAAAAGAtactttttgtatatattttatttttatgatataaaaataaaggcCTATGGAGAAAAAGCTCTGAGTACGTATTTTCCGTGAGGGAAAGAGATCATCTATAGGAGTGACTACAAGGAAATTAAAAGGCCATTGTGAGCTACCGGTAACAACCAAAGTGGTCTGCACCTTCTGGGTAGTCCAGGCTATGCTGCTTACCCTTCTGTCCAGGGTCCTCTTTAGCCCTGATATTCCCAAGGTAAGGCCTCCCAGACCCACTGTTTTCACTTCTGGAAAATGAGGTGGGATGAAGGCACCATACCATCAGCAGTAACTAAACTAGTCCAACAACTGTGATACGAAAAATCCCATTGCTTGAAGGTCAGTGTGACTCATGCAGGGTACTCAATGTCACAGCAAAAAAGTTGCCTTGACTGCTCTGGTTTCTATACTTGTTTGTTTATCATGCTTCCTCAAATTCTTAAATAACAAATGTTCTGCTTATTAAACCTCCTTCCTTTTTCACACCAAGTGACATCTTAAAAGGTAATGATTTTGGAAAACTTTTCTGTGGTCATTTTTCACTTTGTGTTTACTGAATATTAGTTCTTAGACAAATTCCttcaaggttctttttttttttttaatccagaataAAGTACTCTAGACTGCCATCAAGGTAAAGGATACATCCAGCATTGAAACCATAAGCCGGCAAGTCTCCAGGTTAAAAGCTGTTAAATCAAGAAAAGTACATACATATTAATATGATTTCAAAAATTCACATTATATTGGATACATTCAAAGTAATAGGAATGTGATTATTTATACACTTTTATTCTTACATGCTGCTCAATTTATGTAAAACTAAATTCATGGAGCTTTGAAGTAGGCTTATTTTCTAGATAGAACTTCCAGAAcccaaatttgattttaaaaaatttaatagaaatctttttttaaaaaaagtatggcCTAGTACTGTTAATATTTTTAGGTGTGATTCATGGCTTTTAAGTTGGGGGATAAGTGTTcttatctttaagaaaaatatgcaCTGAAGTTATCTGTAGGTAGAATAATGTTAAGAGATCTGGAatctgctttaaaagaaaaagggtaGGTTTACAGATAAAACAAGAAGAGCAACACATTGATAACTGTTGATGCTGACGGATGGGTATGGAGGAGTTCATTGTATAATTATCTGTAtttttgcatgctgctgctgcatcgcttcagtcgtgtctgactctgtgcaaccccatagacagcagcccaccagggtcccccatccctgggattctccaggcaagaacactggagtgggttgccatttccttctccaatgcatgaaagtgaaaagtgaaagtgaagttgctcagtcgtgtccgactcttagcgaccccatggactgcagcctaccaggttcttccatccatgggattttccaggcaaaagtactggagtggggtgccattgccttctctgaggcttACAGTTTCCTATAACAGAGTTTATAAAAGGTATTATATTCTTTTTCGCCTTTGAAACTGTTATATAGTGAGTTCAATCCACCATAATGAACCACAATGTATTATATCCACCACGGTGAATGGGTGGATCCAGTTGCTTTGTTCCTACCCACAGTTGACTTTAGTTGGTTTTGCTAGCTCTGTGTAgatcatttgtttctctttcttttccctttaatgtCAGACATTGAATGGTCACCTCCTGCCCCAAATTGCCTATGGCCTCTTTTTatagacaataaaataaatatgcttgCTAGAATTGTGAGTCAAAGGAGAGCATTCTGGACTAAGACCGGATGACCCACTCAGTGAAAGCCATTGTTCAGAAGCCTTTTCAGTTTACTCAGGGCTCAAGGGTGATCTGAGGGTATTTCCACGCCTCACTTAGACAACCAAACTAGAACACACTTGTTGGTTTATGGCCTAATAGTACTCTACCTGAGtagcaacaaattaaaaataaagaattccttGCATCTTACCAAGACTGAGGGAGTAGTCTTAGGTACAAAGAAGCTGTAAAGCTAGGAGGAGGAAGGGACGAGGCTCATGTGGGCAAGGCCAGCATGAATTCCACAAGGCTGTTGACATGTACACAGAGTTAACATTATTTACCGCTGTTACCAGCTTCATTTGAATCTTTAACCAAAGTGAACTTAAAACACTAGGCTAACTCTTATTGCTGTAACGTTTCCAAATGTTACAAACTATAGGTTTTCTACTTTTAATAGATTCATGTGTTTGGCATAGCTTAGAACCCTGAAAAAGGTtggagactgtttctgttttggtccCTTAATCTCCATCTGATCCACAAAGATAATTCTTGGAGGTAAGAAAaggcaacactttttttttaacactttaaagAAAAGAGTTGCTTGATTCTTTGTTGTGTTTTTAAGTTGTGTGGAGGTATGAAGTCTCTCTAGTCTAGACCAGAGGTTTTCAATCCTGAGCACTTACAAGAAGCACCCAAAAGctttaaaagaccctgatctcTGGGCTATACTACAGaacaataattattaattttttagctTTACTAAGATATGATTGGCAtacaacattgtgtaagtttaaggtgtataatgCAATGCTTTGATGAATGTATATAATGCCTGTAAGAAGGTTAATTACCACATGTATCACCCCACAGAGCTACCTTGATGCatgtggtgagaacttttaagatctactctcttaacaacttttgtTCAAGTATAGTCAGCATCACCACAGAACAATTAGATCAGAATCTGACCACGGGAATCAGGCATTAGTTTAAATGGACACTTCTGATTTACACTGATAATTAGAAGTAATGTATAATCCCTTAGGTAAATACCAATCTTTCTtaagttaaaatacaaataagggtatatatgtattttttttttccattttaggaaGTCTCCCATACTCATTAATTCATCAAATGCCTATTAAGTACTC is a genomic window containing:
- the SRI gene encoding sorcin isoform X3, producing the protein MQYGGAPGGPAFPGQTQDPLYGYFAAVAGQDGQIDADELQRCLTQSGIAGGYKPFNLETCRLMVSMLDRDMSGTMGFNEFKELWAVLNGWRQHFISFDSDRSGTVDPQELQKALTTMGFRLSPQAVNSIAKRYSTNGKITFDDYIACCVKLRALTDSFRRRDTAQQGVVNFPYDDFIQCVMSV
- the SRI gene encoding sorcin isoform X1, which codes for MAYPGHPGAGGGYYAGGYGGAPGGPAFPGQTQDPLYGYFAAVAGQDGQIDADELQRCLTQSGIAGGYKPFNLETCRLMVSMLDRDMSGTMGFNEFKELWAVLNGWRQHFISFDSDRSGTVDPQELQKALTTMGFRLSPQAVNSIAKRYSTNGKITFDDYIACCVKLRALTDSFRRRDTAQQGVVNFPYDDFIQCVMSV
- the SRI gene encoding sorcin isoform X2, which translates into the protein MAYPGHPGAGGGYYAGGYGGAPGGPAFPGQTQDPLYGYFAAVAGQDGQIDADELQRCLTQSGIAGGYKPFNLETCRLMVSMLDRDMSGTMGFNEFKELWAVLNGWRQHFISFDSDRSGTVDPQELQKALTTMGFRLSPQAVNSIAKRYSTNGKITFDDYIACCVKLRALTDSFRRRDTAQQGVVNFPYDDMVYSRTP